Within the Echinicola sp. 20G genome, the region CTCCCGCTACATACACTTCTCCTCCTTCAATAAAACTCAGCCTACCTAACTGATAACTTAAGGTTACGTTGTTCAAGCGCAAAAATGATCCGTCCTCAATCCACCTGTCTGAAAAGCGACTGTTACCCATAGGATCTCCATATATTGCTTTTGGAATATCTGTAACCTGCCCATCTGTTTGCCATCTACGGTCAACTGCCAAGGATTGGTTTCTAAAATCGCTTAATGATTCCATTTCTCTTCTTACTCCATTGTAAATCTGATTACCAGAGCTAAAAGTAAATTGAGCAGATAGTGATAATTTATGATACCTCACCTGAGTAAAAAAGCTCCCAAAAAAGTCAGGGGAAGCATTTCCTATTATGGTACGGTCTTGATCATTGATAACACCATCGCCATTCAGGTCTTCAAATGCTACATCTCCTGCATTAAACTGGTCACCTTTATAGTCTACCAAATTGAGCTCATCTGCTGCTTCCTGAGTGCTAATGACACCATTGGATACATAACCATAAAAACTATATGGATTTTGTCCCTCTACTGATACCAATGCCCAGTCACCAGGCATTTCACGGATGAGCTGACCATTTTCAGCCGTCATTTCGCTGATAACATTTGTGTTCTTGTTAATCGTACCACCAATACTCCAATTCCAGTCACGCTTATCAACTAAGCTAAATTGAAGTCCAGCCTCAATTCCCTTATTTTCCAGTTTGGCTCCATTGACATACATATTTTGAATCCCATACACGGAAGAAATTTCTTTGGGATAAATAACGTCTGATGAGATGGTTTGATAAACTCCTATACTTGCCATCAACCGTTTATTGAAGAAACTACCATCAATACCAGCATCCACTGTTTGATTTCGCTCCCAGGTCAGCTGGGTATTGGCTACATTTCCATTTACGATACCAGCTAATTGGCGATAGGCTTGACTGGAAAAGTATTGCTGGCTTAATCCTGTGGGAAACTGGCTATTACCAGTAAGACCAATTCCAACATGAATATCCAAATTATCTACTTTTTTGCTGTTCATCAGCCAAGGACTGTTTTTAGCTTTCCAGGTCAATTCAAGCCCTGGAAATACACCTACTCTTCCAGTGTCTTTTCCTGTAGATGACGCTCCATCTGCTGCGACATTGAGTGAAGCCATAAATTGATTCGCAAATTGATAATGTGCATAACCATAAAGACTCATCCAGTTCCATGCATTATAATAACCTGAAAAATACCTTCCATCAGTCTCTACATAAGACAAGGTGGTGTAAAAATCTGAACTGGTATTCCTTCCAAAACCTCCATCAAATTCGTGGCGTGTCATTAGGCCTTGAAATCCAATACCAGCATCCAGCTTATTTCCAGCTATTTCTGAAGAATAGTCTGCGTTTATTTTATAAAATAGATTGGATACTTTGCCGGTCCCAGCCCTGGCGGTATTTAAGGCCACCCCCTCTTCTAAAGGAATAATTGTTTGGCTGGACCTTCCAGGAATAAATGAAGTCTGTCTCTTATAACTACTATAATAACCAAAAACTCCTTGGATCTTAGTTTGATCATTGGCTTGATAATTAAGGCCCGTATTAAGGAACACATCAAAATTGTCCGACTCCATTTTGGTGTCATTCATGACGGATAAGGGATTGGAAACCCCAAACTGTCTCACAGCATCATAGGCTGGTAACTGATTGTTGTACTCATCTTTTTTGAAGGGGCTTAAAATCGGCGTCTTGTATAGCGCTGCCAATAAAGGGTTCGAAGCATCAGAAAGTACCTGCTCATGAAGTTTGCTGTTTCCATAAGTCAGTCCCATTGAGGTCACCAATTGAAATTTTTGACTTAGTGCAATCTGGGCATTTAAACGAGTAGTGTACCGGGTAAAGTTAATATTATCCATAGTTCCTCCTTGGTTACTCGCTCCCACTGACAAATCATACTGCGCAATGGCGTCTCCCCCTTTCACCCTCAGGTGATTGGATGTCACAAAAGAGGACCTATTGATTAGTTCTTGCCAATTTGTCTGGTTGTTATAGAGGAAGTTATAATAGTAATCTGGATCATCTCTCAGGAAAGGAAACAGGTCCAACATATCGCCCATGTCTTCGTATCGGGTAAGACCTACATCTCCGATATAACTTTTGAAATCATCCACTTCAAGCACTGGAAGAGTCTTGTCATTAAAAGCCACTCCATATTGACCGGAGAACTCAATAACAGTTTCCATGTCATTTGGTGTAGAAGTTTCAATTAACAACACCCCATTTGAGCCAAGGGAACCAAACCTTGAGGCTTCGCTGCCCTTTACTAAACGAATCTGGTCAATATCATTAACACTAATGACATTGAACACACTGGGCGAATACCCTTCAATGATAGGTGAATTATTTCTATCTGGTAAATAAGGCATGCCATTAATGACGATCAATGGGCTATTGTTGGCTGTAAGGCTTCTGATGCCTCTCAAGTTTAAGTATGCCCCTTCCCCGGGCATACCACTTTTATTTATCACATTTAGGCCCGGAAAAGCCCCTTGCAGGACATCTTCAACATACATCGCGCTGGGTTTGAAACGCTGTGCTGATAACACTTCTGCTTCCATGGCTCCATTTGTCGCATTGATAACCGGGATTTCATAGTAATCAGCCTTTTGAGGAATTAAAACAATTTCCAAAAAGTCCCTTCCCAGTATAGGAATTATTCTTTCCTGATAGCCCGGTGCCCACACTTTAAGTTTTCCTTTTAATTGATCCAACTCCAATGAAAATGTGCCAGTATTGTCAGATTGGGTGGTATTTTCCTGCTTCTCCAGTGAGATATAAGCATTGCTGACAGGTTCACTATCATAGGGACTGAGTACTTTTCCCTTTAGGATCTGCTGAGCCATTGATCCGGTAGTTAATACCAAGAATAAAATAAAAAATGCCCCTATTATTTTGAATATATTCATTCTTCCTTCAGTTTTCATCAGTAATTATTTTGGGTAGGTACAAGAGCCCAATGGTAAAGCTTCATCTCTTCTCTTGAGCTCTTGCCCAGTAGAGCTACTTCTACCTTTATTTTAAAAGACCTTACTTCGCTGCCTTCAATATTTACAATACCTACAAGCCCCCCAAGACCGTCCCATTTGGTTCCGGAAACGGTGTTGGTGCTTCGATCATAATTCCATGGAGATGAAGGCTCTACATTTAGTTCAGAAGCAACCAGCTCCCCATCCACATACACATTGAGAAAGGGGTGGTTCTTAGACTGAACTCCCATATATAAGTTGTATTCTCCTGGCGGAACTTCCACCACCGAGGCAGTGGTGGTACCATCTTCATTTTTATCCAACTTCACGGGGGTATAGTCCACTGCCAACGGCTGGTCAGGAATATTATCTCCAAAAAGTCTAAGAATGGTATAAGTACCTGAAATATTTAAACTCGGAAAAGAATAGTTATCTGTTCCCTGAGATCTAACTTCAGTAGCATTATGAAATGTAAAAAGCTCATCCCGCTGTTCATCCGGAACAAATTCGTAATAATAAAACAACTGTTTAATGGCCGAAATATGGACATTATTTGGGATTTTCAGGAAGTTAACATCATAGACCCTTCCATTACTCATGCGCTTATATTGTGGGTTAACACCTTGTATAGTGGTTTTCCATAGCTTACCAAATGCTGAAACAATGTCTTCTTCACTACCATAATCTTCCACCAGCTTATCATAAAAAACGGCATCCATGATCCAGTTCCATGCTGTAAGCGAATCAGATTGAATAAAAGGCTTTCCAAACTGATCATATAGTCCCAATAAGTTGTCAAAACAGTTTTCTACCACCTCATTGCTTGGTACAAACATGGTTACCTGAGAAAATTCTGACCTAAAGTCAACTTCTTCGAAAATAGGGTTTTCAATGACGAAAGCAGAATCATAAATGGTATTCCCAGATTTGTCCACGCCAATAGGAATACTATTGGACACATCAAATACAGTGTCATTTTTTGCAAAAACTGAATCCCTGATCATGGAATATTCATCAGATAAACTGTATAAATAGTCATAAACACTTTGGTCTGGAACCATCAATTCGCTGATCTCATGCACTACTCCATTCTGGCAAAACTGATTGCCGTTGGTAACCATTGCATCTGCGACCATGACGTTATCTTCCGAAATCCTGGTCACAGGGATATACTTTCCATTTAAGGACCTGAGTCTAAGGCCATCCCTTAATTTACTCATATCATAAGTCAGGTTATTGACATGGTATCGAAGGACAAATTCCACATCAAGATCTAAAGTCTGAATAGCTTCCATAGCATCATTATTAACAGCCCATACAGATAGGTATTGATCTCGAGTAAGTTCTTCCGCAATCCCATTGGCTTCTAATGCCTCTACAAATTTGGAATACTCCGGATTGCTTTTCAGGTAATCCAACAGGTTAAGAGAGGATACTACATAGTTATCATCCGTACCTTCCAGTCCATAATGCTCATCCCAGGTTTCTTTGCAAGACATACAAAGGAGTAAGAGCATTCCGATTATATAATTAAGATTTTTCATTTGCTTCATTTTTTAGTCTACAGGAGTAAATCGAATATGATCCAATGTCAGCAACTCCCCATCAATCGCGACAATTCTCAAAGTATGGCTGGATGTTTCGTCAAAGCTGAAAGAACTAGTCATTCTTCTTTCCAATGTCCTATCATACTTGCTGTTGGAAACAGGCCATTGACTCCCCAATCGTTTACCATCCATAGAGCATTGTAGGTAACCTGTATTGGATGAAGCCTTGTAGCTCAAATAAATCATGGTGATTTCATAACTTCCTTTTATCAATACGGGGGTTTCCAGCTCCACCCAACCTGATGGCCCAAGCTCAAGCCTTAGGTGATCATGATTCAGCGCATCGGCATACCAAATCCCGTCAGCTCCTCTGTTATTTCGGTAGCTAATTACATTGGTTTTGTATTCTGGAGTAGACTTCCAGGTATAACAACTAACCTCTTCTTCTGTAATGATTTTTGTGTATGTAGAACCCAAACTAGGGTTTTGGTATTGGTTACATATCGCCTGCAAATCTGAATAGTCCGTCAAATCCCACAATACCGTGACCCTTTTCGGCGTAAACAGGGGCATCCAGTTATCCACTTCGTGGATGACTCCATTTTTACAGTTGATGTTCTCTTCTATAAAGTTCACACCGCTTCCTTTCTCTTCATCAAAGTTGATTACCAATTGCCCAGCCTGGTCCGAAAAGTTGAGGACTTCATTGGTAGCCATAGTGTTGATATTCATGGAGCTCTCTCCATCTGGAAATCCTCCCAAATCAGCGAAAGACTTCAACTGGTCTAAAAGGTGGTAATCCACATATTTAAACACAGGGTTTTCAGGGTCTGTAAAATTATTATCAGAAGCTTCCAGTTTGTCTACCAAGTCAGTAAAGGTCATAATTCCTTCTTGAGCATAAATCTCATCAGGTACAGCAAAAGCCGTCAATCGAATCCTGTATTGCAATGGGTTACCATTGACATCACTCCCTTCCACCATCACTGTATTTAGAATTTCACTTCTTCCTGTGGCTTGTACAGCCTCTCTAAAAATACTAAAACGCCCATCTTCCAAACGATCCAAAATGGTAGCTCTTACAGGAACCAAAACATCCTCCAAACCATGAATAATACCATTGGTAGCAGCGATATCCAACTCTTCAATTCGAGACTCCCCATTGATATAAATTGCGTTAAGTCCACCTTCTCTAAACTCTATGGATAGGTTATCGTCGGTCGCATTCCGGTCATTGATTGTTCCATTTTCAAACTGACTTTGCGTAATTTCCTTGGAGTAAATAGTATGGTATTTGACCAAATACTCTGCATCCTCTCGGGGTATTTCACTTATACTTGAGAATCCATTATTTGCTAAATAACGCTGCACACCTTCATTACTGGGAGCAAACACTGTGTAAACACTTCTTAGGTTTAGGGTATTGTACATATCTGCATGCCTCATCAACTCTACCCATAAGGAGTATTTATCTGAGCGAGAATCCAACAAGGATGCAATAGGGAGTTCCTCGAAGGCTGTAAATGTTGTATTTTCATAAGGATCCTCACAGGATCCAAGGGCCATGAACAGCCCTAAAAGGTAAATCAAATAAGTCTTTTTCATGGCTTGATTAATTTAGGTTATCGTAATATGGGTTTTGGACCAACAGTCTGTTGGCAGACAACTCATTAATGTGAATGGGCAGGTAATGGCTGTTTTCATCCAAAAGCTTGGATCGAATAATCGGCGCGGAACTGGCCGGAGCAGTCAGTAGAACTTGGGTAATCAGGTAATCCTTATACTGGTAATTGTTCCTGCTTCCCACACGAAGAAGATCATACCAGTTTTTCCCTTCCCCTACGAATTCCCTAGCTCTTTCGTCCATCACCATTTGTAACATCTCCAGTTCTGTACTGGCTGAGGATACCGGGGCTGAAATCTGTGCCCTGTCTCTAATGACATTAAGGATCTCAACGGCCTCATCATAACTATTGGGACCATTCATGACCAAAGCTTCCGCTTTCATCAAATAGATGTCTGCTATACGATAAATGATCCAATTTTGGTCACTGTAAGTTCTAGGAATTCCGGTACCCGCTTCTGCTCCTAAATATTTCCAAACTCTGGAGTCCTCCTCTGTATAAGAAGCTCCTTTTCCTCGAATATCCTCCTCTTCTTCTTGAAATAGCTGAGCAGTATTTTCAGAAATTACATATCTATTGTTTGTCCCAAACCAGGAAACCAAGCTATTGGTCTGGTTCTTGTCAAATTCAAATTGAAGTTCAAAAATCCCTTCATTTGAATTACCTGGATTAAAAATAGTGTACCAATTGTTATTGTTGTTCATCATTCCCTGGAGCAAACCAAGCTGACCGCTGTTGATGACAGCATCACAGGCCGCGATACATTTATCGTATTCCTCTGTCCATAAGTATACATCTGCCAAAGCTGCCTGAATCGCCCATTTCGTGGACCGTCCCTTGGTTTCCCATACTGTAGGTGCAATCTCTTTCGAAAATTCTAAAGCCCCTTCCAAGTCAGATTTAATCTGCTGATATACTTCATTGGCAGGAGACTTTTCTACCTCGAAAGATTGACTATCGTCCATATAAGGCGCCGTAATCAACGGCACATCTCTAAAATTTCTAACCAAATAGAAATAGGCTAATCCTCGTAAAAAATAGGCTTCTGAAAGATAAGACTGCATGACATTTTCACTAAATGATGGGTCTTTGTCCACCACAGTTGGACCATACTTAATGACCATATTGGCATAATTGATCACTTGATAAAACTTGTCCCACTTGACAAATTCATTTCCTGGACCAATATCCCATTGGTTGATACGGTAGATATTTACGTCTATGGTGCCGAAACCCATTGTCAATCCATTCCCACGCATTTCTCCCCAAACAAGCATTTGTTCCATGCACTCTCTCAACCTGACATACCCGGCTCCTAAAACTGCTTCTACCTCTTCTTTGTTGGCCCAGTACTCATCGCTGACCTGATTGTTTTCAGGTTGCAGTTCTAGCCAGTCATTACAAGAACTAAAAGACACTGTTACTATCGTTAGTAAGAATATATATATCTTTTTCATGATGTACTCGATTAGAAATTCATATTAACACCCAATGCAAATCGTTTCGGGCGAGGCGTTGCGGCCCTATCCACACTAAGCATATAAATGTTGCTGGAAAGGTTAACTTCAGGATCTTGACCAGAATAATTGGTCCATGTGTAAAGGTCCTGGGCGGTAAAAAAGACATCGAAACGTTCGATTTTACTTTTGGTCAAGAAAGCCTTGGGAAGTGAGTACCTTAAGGAAACCGTCTTGAGCCTTATGAAAGAACCGTCCTCCACAAACCGGTCTGACCCAAGATAATTGTACCCTTCATTGTACAGGGCCCTAGGGATTTCAGTATCATCCCCCTCGAGTCTCCAACGCTGAAGTACAGCCGTGCTTTGGTTGGCAGTACCATACATATTTTCTGTATTGATGCGTGTTTGGTTTACTATTTTCTGGCCAAATCTTCCATGCAAAAATGTTGTAAACATAAAATTCTTCCAGCGAATATTGAACCCACCCCCAGCGGTAAAGACCGGCATGGCATTTCCAAGGTAAACTATGTCAAATTGATCGATTACGCCATCCCCGTTTACGTCTTCGTATTTGGCATCTCCCGGATAAACCCGACGATTGCCGTTTTGCATATAAACCAACTCACCATCGATATCATACATTAAATTTCCTTCCCCATCACGGGCATAAGTTTCCTCACCGTTTTGGTACACTCCCTCATAACGATAGCCGTAAAAAGAACCTATTGGGTTTCCTTCTACAATCTTATGCGCATAATTCCCATTGTCAAATGTGTAATTTTCGAACAACATATTCTCAGGAAGTGACACCACCTTGTTTCGGTTTCTAGCTAGGTTAAAATTAAAGGACAGTCCAAAGTCATCGCGCCTGATGGCATCATAGTTAAAAATAAGCTCCCAGCCCCTGTTATAAACTTCACCAGAGTTATAGTACCTAACTTCAGTAAATCCAGTTGATGAAGGTAAACTATAGTCTTTTTGGAGCAAGTCCGTTGTCGCACGATCATACACTTCAGCAGTGACATACAATCTACCTTGCATTAAAGACAGGTCGATACCAATATTGGACTGAGTGATGGTTTCCCATCGTAGATTTTCCAGTTGGATGCTGGCAGGAGAAATGGCCACCATATCCATATAACCAGGAGTAATTGGGCTGAAGGTACCGATGTAAGGAAAGGCTCCCCCTGGAGGGTTTCCACTTTTACCCCAGCTGAACCGTAATTTACCTAATTCTATTCCTGCAAAACCATCCATAAAGGGTTCATCGCCAAACTGCCACGCCAATCCCAGTGACGGGAAACCTGCCCATCGGTTGCTCGCACCCAAGCTAGAATTGGCCTCCCATCGGTATCCTCCAGACACTATATATTTGCCATTAAACGTATAGTGTCCATTGGCAATGGCCGCTATTCTTCTGGACATGGAGTTGTCTGATTTCATCGAAGCTACTGCTGCGCCATCTGTTGGATCACTCAAAGAACCCGAGGCATTGCCGCTTGTCTCGCTGACATATCCAAAACTTCTGGCTTCATTAGTCTGCACCAAGCCACTCATGATAACATGATGCTTATCGGTAATAGCTTTATTAAAGATCAACTTATTTTCTGTGTTGATATAAAGTTGATCGGACAACAAATCAGAGCTTCTATTGAAGTAAGGATCTGTCCATAAGACGCCGGTTACAGATTGTGGAAGGAACTTTCGATTCTTTGTGGTTCTCGCATCAAAACCAACCGTGCCCGAATATTCCAAATCTGGATTAAAACGATAACGTAATCGGAAAATCACCCTGGCATTATCGGCTTTGGTTTCGTTAAGGGATTCATTGACCAAGGCTACAGGATTATAATATTTATTGGAAGCATAACTTCCCTGAAAATTTTCTAGTGGTGTGAAATACTCTGAGGTACGGTTACCATTATCATCCAAAACATAAGGACTCATATTGGGCATTTTCAACATTGCCATACCACGGGCAGAGGCCATTCCGCTCTCTGTCCAATTGGCATCTTTAAGGCTTTGTGAATAAGACATATCTGCATTGACACTCAATTTGTTAGAAAACTTATAGGTCACACTCGCCATGGAATTAAACCGATCCAATGAGGTTCCCATCGTGGTTCCCACATCTCTTAAATACCCTAAAGAAACCCTGTATATGGCCTTATCTCCACCACCACTTAAAGAAAAATTGTTATCTAGAAAATACCCCAATTGTGTCACTTCGTTGGTCCAATTGGTGTTTTGGTTGTATTCATCAAAGTAAACCCACTCTGGGTCAAAGTTAATTTCTTGTGTTTGAAAGAGCCCTTGAGTATAACCTGACCCAGAGAGGTACCCTACATCATTGATGGAATTCCATATACCATCTTGCATCAAACTGACATATTGGGCTCCATCCAACAGCGGAACAGTATTAGGCTCTCTTTTGACTTCTGATTTAGTGGAAAATGAAAAGCGAGTCTTACCCTTTCTTCCCTTTTTGGTCTTAAACACCAATACTCCATTTGCCCCTTGTGACCCCCATATAGCTGTGGCTGCGGCATCCTTCAATACTTCAATGGATTCGATATCATTTGGGGAAATGTTTACAAGTGCACCAAAGTCCTGGTCATTGGCTGTTGCAAAATTAAAATCATCTCCAAAATTGGTAGGATAAGGCACTCCATCCACTACAATCAAAGGTTCTGAATTAGCATTCAATGAGGAAGTGCCTCTGATTCTAATGGAGCTTCTTGATCCCGGATCAGCACCTGATATGATATCAACATTTGCCATCCTGCCCTGAAGACCCGATTCAATAGAGGTCATTGGCACCTCTTCTAACTTTTTGACGTCAAAACGCTGACTCGATGATACTTGCTCCCTTTCACTGATTCCCAAAGAATTTATTTCCACCCGATCGGCCACCACTTCAGCACTTCCGTACTCAAATGCATCCTCATAAAGAGTAATGTCCAGGTTCGTCTCGTTAGTAAAGACTTCTTTCCTCGTTTTGAAACCGATATAGGAAAATACAATGGTCAGGTTAGGATCAGAAGGAACAGCCAATCTATAGTTACCGTTCTCATCTGATACGGTACCATTTAAACTCCGCTGCTGGTCATTCTCTACAAAGACACTGGCCCCAATCAGAGGCTCACCGCTTTGGTCGGTTATTTTGCCTGTCAATACTGTTTGTTGTGCCCGCAAAGGCATGACCAACAGCATTAGCATACAACTAATGATATAAAATGTTTTCATCTGAAATTTATTGGGTTATTGTCCTGAACTGAGCACTTTGTCGATTTGATAAACAGCTCCATCGACGTAAATTTTCGGAAAAGTGCTTACCACATTGGCTGTTTCTCCATTTGCAGACCGTAGTTGCAGGCCTGACTCCTTGTCCAAAAGTGTAATTTCGCTCGAAGTATCTCCAGATTCTTGAGATGTGAGAAAATCTCCTTCCATTTCCATCCCAGGAAAAGCATAGTCATTGATTCCATTCGAGCTGATTGGGATAAAATAGTAGCGGAGATAATCCTCCAATTCATCTGAATCGGTTGGAATAATCCCCTGCTCCTTCGCTTTAATAATAGCCTTGTTTGTTGGTGCAAACAGCATATAGTTATCACCAAACAAAAATTCAAATTCATTTTGGGGGTCTACTAAACCTGCTTGAGACAATAGTTTAGAAAACTCTCCAAACTCCTGAATAGAGCTGGTTCCGGAGCTTGCCGAGGCAATCAAGTATTTGAAACTGCCTTCTTCACGGATCAGGGACCTTTCGACATCGTAAGTCCTGCCATTGGTCAATCCACTACCCATTGTATTGGCTGGCGTAAATTCTCCTAGATTATAAATATTGGAAGAAGCAACTCCTTGATCGGTGATGTAAAGGTAGCTGAAGGGATTTCTGGTTCGGTACACTTTGGTACCATTTATCTCCGTTATTTCTTCTGTAACAATATGGTTTTGAACAAAAGCCCTCATAGCTCCTGTGCTCATAGGAACCAAGATTCCTTCCGTATTTTCCACTTGAACAGCCTCGTCGCCAAACCTTAAAGGATTGCCTTCATCCCAAAAAATTTCACTTCCTCCATAGATAGTGTTTTTTATCACTTCATCTGAAGGTATAAAAACTGTAAACTTCAAAGCATCCCCCATCAACGCCTGCAAAGCCCCGGATTGATAGACCATTTGCAAAAACATCTTGTACTTTGGGTCTTTCAGCATCGGACTAACCACTCCTTTGAACAAATCCGGAACAATCACCTCATTCAAACCATAATAAACTCCATTGACAGCAATGCCTTTAGCCTCGACATCTTGGGCAGGGTCAAACTGAATGGTATTCCCAAAAGTGCTCTGAATATCTCCGCGCTCTATCTCAGAAGGAAAAACGATGCTACCACTGTATACATGATTATAGAGCAAAAGCTGCATCGGCAGAAAGGGAACATCTTCAAGAGAACCGTAATTATTCCCCCAAAACTCATTAAAGAAAGATTGAATCGCGGTATTGTTAGGGGCGAAAACATTATATGCATTGGCTGATAGCTCAGCCAAGTTGGCATAATCCACCAAACCTGACCCACCATTATAGGTCCATTCAGAAGCAATCTCTGGAAGGCCTAAATGAGTCTTTATATAAAGTGAATCTCCAGCTTCCGCATAGGATTTTGAGGTCTCATCGTCATACCAATAGTCTTTAAAGCGGTCATAAATGCCTATAAAATCACTATAATCGCTTTCTTCTTTAAGCTGAGCATATACTGTTTCCAAAGGAGCTATCACCCTATCCAGTACATACACATAGCCATTATCAGTAGGAACGGCATATTCCTTTACCGTCGCATTTGATATGTTGAACCCTCCGGCCCCTGTCCATGTACTATTTGGATAGAAATACTCATAGTTTGAAGCAGCATCAATATTTTTAGAGGAAAAGAGATTGTATGAAAAGACTGGCAAAAATCTTTCTTTGTGAAAAATTGTCCGTTCCTTACCCTCTATTAAATCAGTTTCCACGGAAATGGTATCCCTACTCTTGGTCCTATGTTTGTAATAAAGCCCTGACATAGCAGGCTGATCTACCTCCTGTCCTTGGGGTCGGTAATTGGCAAAACGTTCGCGACTGAAGGAATAGTAAACTAAATGATAGCCGACCAATT harbors:
- a CDS encoding fasciclin domain-containing protein, which produces MKNLNYIIGMLLLLCMSCKETWDEHYGLEGTDDNYVVSSLNLLDYLKSNPEYSKFVEALEANGIAEELTRDQYLSVWAVNNDAMEAIQTLDLDVEFVLRYHVNNLTYDMSKLRDGLRLRSLNGKYIPVTRISEDNVMVADAMVTNGNQFCQNGVVHEISELMVPDQSVYDYLYSLSDEYSMIRDSVFAKNDTVFDVSNSIPIGVDKSGNTIYDSAFVIENPIFEEVDFRSEFSQVTMFVPSNEVVENCFDNLLGLYDQFGKPFIQSDSLTAWNWIMDAVFYDKLVEDYGSEEDIVSAFGKLWKTTIQGVNPQYKRMSNGRVYDVNFLKIPNNVHISAIKQLFYYYEFVPDEQRDELFTFHNATEVRSQGTDNYSFPSLNISGTYTILRLFGDNIPDQPLAVDYTPVKLDKNEDGTTTASVVEVPPGEYNLYMGVQSKNHPFLNVYVDGELVASELNVEPSSPWNYDRSTNTVSGTKWDGLGGLVGIVNIEGSEVRSFKIKVEVALLGKSSREEMKLYHWALVPTQNNY
- a CDS encoding RagB/SusD family nutrient uptake outer membrane protein, translating into MKKIYIFLLTIVTVSFSSCNDWLELQPENNQVSDEYWANKEEVEAVLGAGYVRLRECMEQMLVWGEMRGNGLTMGFGTIDVNIYRINQWDIGPGNEFVKWDKFYQVINYANMVIKYGPTVVDKDPSFSENVMQSYLSEAYFLRGLAYFYLVRNFRDVPLITAPYMDDSQSFEVEKSPANEVYQQIKSDLEGALEFSKEIAPTVWETKGRSTKWAIQAALADVYLWTEEYDKCIAACDAVINSGQLGLLQGMMNNNNNWYTIFNPGNSNEGIFELQFEFDKNQTNSLVSWFGTNNRYVISENTAQLFQEEEEDIRGKGASYTEEDSRVWKYLGAEAGTGIPRTYSDQNWIIYRIADIYLMKAEALVMNGPNSYDEAVEILNVIRDRAQISAPVSSASTELEMLQMVMDERAREFVGEGKNWYDLLRVGSRNNYQYKDYLITQVLLTAPASSAPIIRSKLLDENSHYLPIHINELSANRLLVQNPYYDNLN
- a CDS encoding fasciclin domain-containing protein — its product is MKKTYLIYLLGLFMALGSCEDPYENTTFTAFEELPIASLLDSRSDKYSLWVELMRHADMYNTLNLRSVYTVFAPSNEGVQRYLANNGFSSISEIPREDAEYLVKYHTIYSKEITQSQFENGTINDRNATDDNLSIEFREGGLNAIYINGESRIEELDIAATNGIIHGLEDVLVPVRATILDRLEDGRFSIFREAVQATGRSEILNTVMVEGSDVNGNPLQYRIRLTAFAVPDEIYAQEGIMTFTDLVDKLEASDNNFTDPENPVFKYVDYHLLDQLKSFADLGGFPDGESSMNINTMATNEVLNFSDQAGQLVINFDEEKGSGVNFIEENINCKNGVIHEVDNWMPLFTPKRVTVLWDLTDYSDLQAICNQYQNPSLGSTYTKIITEEEVSCYTWKSTPEYKTNVISYRNNRGADGIWYADALNHDHLRLELGPSGWVELETPVLIKGSYEITMIYLSYKASSNTGYLQCSMDGKRLGSQWPVSNSKYDRTLERRMTSSFSFDETSSHTLRIVAIDGELLTLDHIRFTPVD
- a CDS encoding SusC/RagA family TonB-linked outer membrane protein; translation: MAQQILKGKVLSPYDSEPVSNAYISLEKQENTTQSDNTGTFSLELDQLKGKLKVWAPGYQERIIPILGRDFLEIVLIPQKADYYEIPVINATNGAMEAEVLSAQRFKPSAMYVEDVLQGAFPGLNVINKSGMPGEGAYLNLRGIRSLTANNSPLIVINGMPYLPDRNNSPIIEGYSPSVFNVISVNDIDQIRLVKGSEASRFGSLGSNGVLLIETSTPNDMETVIEFSGQYGVAFNDKTLPVLEVDDFKSYIGDVGLTRYEDMGDMLDLFPFLRDDPDYYYNFLYNNQTNWQELINRSSFVTSNHLRVKGGDAIAQYDLSVGASNQGGTMDNINFTRYTTRLNAQIALSQKFQLVTSMGLTYGNSKLHEQVLSDASNPLLAALYKTPILSPFKKDEYNNQLPAYDAVRQFGVSNPLSVMNDTKMESDNFDVFLNTGLNYQANDQTKIQGVFGYYSSYKRQTSFIPGRSSQTIIPLEEGVALNTARAGTGKVSNLFYKINADYSSEIAGNKLDAGIGFQGLMTRHEFDGGFGRNTSSDFYTTLSYVETDGRYFSGYYNAWNWMSLYGYAHYQFANQFMASLNVAADGASSTGKDTGRVGVFPGLELTWKAKNSPWLMNSKKVDNLDIHVGIGLTGNSQFPTGLSQQYFSSQAYRQLAGIVNGNVANTQLTWERNQTVDAGIDGSFFNKRLMASIGVYQTISSDVIYPKEISSVYGIQNMYVNGAKLENKGIEAGLQFSLVDKRDWNWSIGGTINKNTNVISEMTAENGQLIREMPGDWALVSVEGQNPYSFYGYVSNGVISTQEAADELNLVDYKGDQFNAGDVAFEDLNGDGVINDQDRTIIGNASPDFFGSFFTQVRYHKLSLSAQFTFSSGNQIYNGVRREMESLSDFRNQSLAVDRRWQTDGQVTDIPKAIYGDPMGNSRFSDRWIEDGSFLRLNNVTLSYQLGRLSFIEGGEVYVAGENLLTLTDYLGLDPVLSYSYQPYMQGVDFGSLPLPTTIKFGFNLQF